One window of Dysidea avara chromosome 11, odDysAvar1.4, whole genome shotgun sequence genomic DNA carries:
- the LOC136239126 gene encoding ras-related protein Rab-13-like — protein sequence MAAEVETYDALIKLILIGNSSVGKTCLILRYVENTYQKNFLPTIGVDFKTKNVKYQNGRYKIQIWDTAGQERFNSIRTSFFRGAKGVIICYDITNAGSFQSIRKWMDDIENNCSSYDMPVILLVGNKRDKDHEREVERFDAETAALGLDIKYKEVSALTGEGVEDAFATIVEDIIKKDVFGHSTAPATKDRHTSVAVGAAKDSTTNTSSSSTNSCIC from the exons ATGGCTGCTGAAGTGGAGACGTATGATGCCCTCATCAAACTAATCTTGATAGGCAACTCTAGTGTGGGCAAGACGTGTCTAATATTGCGATATGTGGAGAATACTTATCAGAAAAACTTTCTTCCTACAATTG GGGTTGACTTCAAGACGAAGAACGTGAAATACCAAAATGGACGTTACAAAATTCAAATATG GGATACAGCTGGCCAGGAGAGGTTCAATTCTATCAGAACTAGCTTCTTCAGAGGAGCTAAG GGAGTAATAATCTGTTATGACATCACCAATGCTGGCTCATTTCAGTCAATCAGAAAGTGGATGGATGACATTGAAAAT AACTGCAGTAGCTATGATATGCCAGTGATTTTGTTGGTGGGCAATAAAAGGGATAAAGATCATGAAAGAGAAGTGGAAAGATTTGACGCTGAGACG GCAGCTCTTGGTTTGGACATCAAGTACAAAGAAGTTAGTGCATTAACTGGAGAAGGAGTGGAAGAC GCATTTGCCACAATTGTAGAAGATATCATCAAAAAAGATGTTTTTGGTCATTCAACTGCTCCAGCAACAAAG GATCGACACACATCGGTTGCTGTGGGGGCAGCTAAAGACTCAACCACAAACACCTCCTCCTCGTCTACTAATTCCTGTATTTGCTGA
- the LOC136239123 gene encoding uncharacterized protein isoform X1, whose product MTVKKNLKKIAAKVTMPTKKLRVVPALQKRSATVEDDSSVKRSIQRRHVYKGGDRRGDRNSLRVSDRSFDYSDGNIQSAKSAPGSGRSSPPDILSVSLAGQRAWSPGGMTNQPIEAKVVILGAQGVGKTSIVLRYVGKVFSNRVNSTIGASFFTFTMDVDSSTKVKIQLWDTAGQERFRSMAPMYYRKANAAIIVYDITSSKSFEQAKDWVDELHKNIGSNLALCIVGNKIDLPKDMRKVSTEKGREYANSLGALFAETSAARDVGIKEMFTNTAMKVVNLHQDDDHSGISSLSTSQFSKGGSLRPQHLQRYMSNPTDQHSQPTELPNIRLGPTQTDTPSQESSKKKEGWCCWR is encoded by the exons ATGACAGTTAAGAAGAACCTCAAGAAAATTGCTGCAAAAGTCACGATGCCTACGAAGAAACTGC GTGTAGTTCCTGCACTGCAAAAACGTTCAGCAACAGTCGAAGACGACAGTTCAGTTAAAAGATCAATCCAGAGGAGACACGTGTACAAGGGTGGTGACAGACGAGGAGACAGGAATTCGTTACGCGTTTCGGACAGGAGTTTCGACTACTCGGACGGAAATATACAGTCAGCGAAAAGTGCTCCAGGCTCAGGAAGGTCTTCACCTCCCGATATTCTCTCTGTATCGCTGGCAGGACAAAGAGCTTGGTCGCCGGGCGGTATGACTAACCAACCAATTGAGGCAAAGGTCGTCATCCTTGGCGCTCAGG GAGTTGGAAAGACTTCCATCGTGTTGCGATATGTTGGAAAAGTGTTCTCAAATCGGGTGAATTCAACAATTGGGGCATCCTTCTTTACATTCACAAT GGATGTGGACAGTAGTACTAAAGTcaaaattcaattatgggatACAGCCGGTCAAGAAAG ATTTCGGTCCATGGCTCCCATGTATTACCGTAAGGCCAATGCAGCCATTATCGTTTACGACATTACAAGCTCAAAATCTTTCGAACAAGCTAAAGATTGGGTGGATG aactacacaaaaatattggATCTAATCTAG CGTTATGCATTGTTGGCAACAAGATTGACTTACCAAAGGACATGAGGAAGGTTTCTACTGAGAAGGGAAGAGAATATGCTAATTCACTTGGAGCATTGTTTGCAGAAACATCAGCTGCTCGTGATGTTG GTATTAAGGAGATGTTCACGAACACAGCAATGAAAGTTGTCAATCTACATCAAGACGATGACCACTCTGGCATCAGTTCTCTCTCAACCTCCCAGTTCTCCAAAGGTGGATCGTTGAGGCCACAACATCTACAACGTTACATGTCTAACCCAACGGATCAGCACTCACAACCAACAGAACTTCCAAACATTAGATTAGGTCCCACACAAACTGACACACCTTCTCAAGAAAGTAGTAAGAAAAAAGAAGGATGGTGCTGTTGGCGATAA
- the LOC136239123 gene encoding uncharacterized protein isoform X3 — protein MTNQPIEAKVVILGAQGVGKTSIVLRYVGKVFSNRVNSTIGASFFTFTMDVDSSTKVKIQLWDTAGQERFRSMAPMYYRKANAAIIVYDITSSKSFEQAKDWVDELHKNIGSNLALCIVGNKIDLPKDMRKVSTEKGREYANSLGALFAETSAARDVGIKEMFTNTAMKVVNLHQDDDHSGISSLSTSQFSKGGSLRPQHLQRYMSNPTDQHSQPTELPNIRLGPTQTDTPSQESSKKKEGWCCWR, from the exons ATGACTAACCAACCAATTGAGGCAAAGGTCGTCATCCTTGGCGCTCAGG GAGTTGGAAAGACTTCCATCGTGTTGCGATATGTTGGAAAAGTGTTCTCAAATCGGGTGAATTCAACAATTGGGGCATCCTTCTTTACATTCACAAT GGATGTGGACAGTAGTACTAAAGTcaaaattcaattatgggatACAGCCGGTCAAGAAAG ATTTCGGTCCATGGCTCCCATGTATTACCGTAAGGCCAATGCAGCCATTATCGTTTACGACATTACAAGCTCAAAATCTTTCGAACAAGCTAAAGATTGGGTGGATG aactacacaaaaatattggATCTAATCTAG CGTTATGCATTGTTGGCAACAAGATTGACTTACCAAAGGACATGAGGAAGGTTTCTACTGAGAAGGGAAGAGAATATGCTAATTCACTTGGAGCATTGTTTGCAGAAACATCAGCTGCTCGTGATGTTG GTATTAAGGAGATGTTCACGAACACAGCAATGAAAGTTGTCAATCTACATCAAGACGATGACCACTCTGGCATCAGTTCTCTCTCAACCTCCCAGTTCTCCAAAGGTGGATCGTTGAGGCCACAACATCTACAACGTTACATGTCTAACCCAACGGATCAGCACTCACAACCAACAGAACTTCCAAACATTAGATTAGGTCCCACACAAACTGACACACCTTCTCAAGAAAGTAGTAAGAAAAAAGAAGGATGGTGCTGTTGGCGATAA
- the LOC136239123 gene encoding uncharacterized protein isoform X2, producing the protein MDPDRTRSYSVNYGSNHGVVPALQKRSATVEDDSSVKRSIQRRHVYKGGDRRGDRNSLRVSDRSFDYSDGNIQSAKSAPGSGRSSPPDILSVSLAGQRAWSPGGMTNQPIEAKVVILGAQGVGKTSIVLRYVGKVFSNRVNSTIGASFFTFTMDVDSSTKVKIQLWDTAGQERFRSMAPMYYRKANAAIIVYDITSSKSFEQAKDWVDELHKNIGSNLALCIVGNKIDLPKDMRKVSTEKGREYANSLGALFAETSAARDVGIKEMFTNTAMKVVNLHQDDDHSGISSLSTSQFSKGGSLRPQHLQRYMSNPTDQHSQPTELPNIRLGPTQTDTPSQESSKKKEGWCCWR; encoded by the exons ATGGATCCAGATCGTACCAGAAGTTACTCAGTAAATTACGGCTCCAACCACG GTGTAGTTCCTGCACTGCAAAAACGTTCAGCAACAGTCGAAGACGACAGTTCAGTTAAAAGATCAATCCAGAGGAGACACGTGTACAAGGGTGGTGACAGACGAGGAGACAGGAATTCGTTACGCGTTTCGGACAGGAGTTTCGACTACTCGGACGGAAATATACAGTCAGCGAAAAGTGCTCCAGGCTCAGGAAGGTCTTCACCTCCCGATATTCTCTCTGTATCGCTGGCAGGACAAAGAGCTTGGTCGCCGGGCGGTATGACTAACCAACCAATTGAGGCAAAGGTCGTCATCCTTGGCGCTCAGG GAGTTGGAAAGACTTCCATCGTGTTGCGATATGTTGGAAAAGTGTTCTCAAATCGGGTGAATTCAACAATTGGGGCATCCTTCTTTACATTCACAAT GGATGTGGACAGTAGTACTAAAGTcaaaattcaattatgggatACAGCCGGTCAAGAAAG ATTTCGGTCCATGGCTCCCATGTATTACCGTAAGGCCAATGCAGCCATTATCGTTTACGACATTACAAGCTCAAAATCTTTCGAACAAGCTAAAGATTGGGTGGATG aactacacaaaaatattggATCTAATCTAG CGTTATGCATTGTTGGCAACAAGATTGACTTACCAAAGGACATGAGGAAGGTTTCTACTGAGAAGGGAAGAGAATATGCTAATTCACTTGGAGCATTGTTTGCAGAAACATCAGCTGCTCGTGATGTTG GTATTAAGGAGATGTTCACGAACACAGCAATGAAAGTTGTCAATCTACATCAAGACGATGACCACTCTGGCATCAGTTCTCTCTCAACCTCCCAGTTCTCCAAAGGTGGATCGTTGAGGCCACAACATCTACAACGTTACATGTCTAACCCAACGGATCAGCACTCACAACCAACAGAACTTCCAAACATTAGATTAGGTCCCACACAAACTGACACACCTTCTCAAGAAAGTAGTAAGAAAAAAGAAGGATGGTGCTGTTGGCGATAA